One genomic segment of Candidatus Nitrospira nitrificans includes these proteins:
- the mrtJ gene encoding JDVT-CTERM system glutamic-type intramembrane protease MrtJ, protein MALLGLQHHFPFHRDSVFLLLSALGPLAWLAMIRFFAPQPQPWHAIWSAAFLSVALWQPLFEELLFRGVIQGQVLQTRWGRKTWIGLSMANLVVSLLFVLAHLACHSIPWSLLVFAPSLCFGFIRERFGSLYPSIALHVFYNTGYVLLVGGAILPISK, encoded by the coding sequence ATGGCGCTCCTGGGCCTTCAACATCATTTCCCCTTTCATCGGGACTCTGTATTTCTCTTGTTGTCGGCTCTTGGTCCGCTGGCATGGCTTGCCATGATCCGGTTCTTTGCGCCTCAACCGCAGCCTTGGCATGCCATATGGTCAGCGGCATTTCTCTCCGTCGCCCTGTGGCAACCTCTGTTCGAAGAGTTGCTGTTCCGCGGCGTCATTCAAGGACAGGTCCTGCAAACCAGGTGGGGACGGAAAACATGGATCGGCCTATCCATGGCCAACCTCGTGGTGTCTCTGCTATTCGTATTGGCCCATCTGGCCTGCCATTCCATCCCATGGTCTTTACTCGTGTTTGCTCCTTCTCTCTGTTTCGGCTTCATACGAGAGCGCTTTGGATCCCTGTACCCCTCCATCGCTCTGCATGTCTTCTATAACACCGGTTACGTTCTTCTCGTCGGTGGCGCCATCCTTCCGATTTCCAAATAA
- a CDS encoding DUF4124 domain-containing protein has protein sequence MKVLILSLVSGLFLWPMVGSAELYKWTDEQGNFHITDTPPPGAKKESTTLVVPAPHSILSKKATVRTTPLGQPQAEVQPVPGPLVPSPAYEEVPTQRPTEGLSPSQATLTSSWHIFDSTQMDAKASVQRWKDERGLDHLVDVLPATPGHPEAASKLEDLAAPHSTHRAKARATGVSRPRHQAAE, from the coding sequence ATGAAAGTCCTTATCCTGAGCCTAGTCAGCGGTCTCTTTTTGTGGCCGATGGTCGGGTCGGCGGAACTCTATAAATGGACCGATGAGCAGGGCAATTTTCATATTACCGATACCCCTCCTCCCGGGGCCAAAAAAGAGTCGACTACGCTCGTGGTTCCAGCTCCTCACTCCATCTTATCGAAGAAGGCCACAGTCCGGACGACCCCGCTCGGGCAACCCCAAGCAGAGGTTCAGCCGGTACCTGGTCCCTTAGTCCCTTCTCCCGCATACGAAGAAGTTCCAACTCAACGTCCGACGGAAGGGTTGAGTCCGAGCCAAGCAACGCTGACGAGTTCATGGCACATCTTCGACAGTACCCAGATGGATGCCAAAGCGTCCGTTCAGCGGTGGAAAGATGAACGGGGCCTTGACCATCTTGTTGATGTCTTGCCGGCGACTCCGGGTCACCCGGAAGCTGCTTCAAAGTTGGAAGACCTTGCTGCCCCGCACTCTACCCATAGGGCCAAGGCCCGGGCGACCGGTGTATCTCGTCCTCGCCATCAAGCGGCTGAATGA
- a CDS encoding S8 family serine peptidase, translated as MTCLPAPSRMTQLLTLTMCVSAVWLSVSCDATNQHLTEPHTFARPTKPPAKRFAPYEVLVKFKDGISQERIMSLLTESRTEVITEIQRGRLYHVRILHDRSVESVIAQFASYPEVEYAESNYRYETQK; from the coding sequence ATGACTTGCTTGCCCGCTCCCTCTCGCATGACACAACTTCTGACGCTCACGATGTGTGTGTCGGCTGTTTGGTTGTCCGTATCCTGTGATGCAACAAACCAACATCTGACAGAACCACATACCTTCGCACGACCTACGAAACCTCCCGCAAAACGGTTCGCCCCGTATGAAGTGTTGGTCAAATTCAAGGATGGGATTTCACAAGAGCGGATCATGTCGCTTCTAACGGAGAGTCGAACCGAGGTGATTACCGAAATCCAGCGAGGGCGTCTGTATCACGTCAGAATCTTGCACGACCGGTCGGTTGAATCCGTGATCGCCCAATTCGCTTCATATCCGGAGGTCGAGTATGCAGAGTCCAATTATCGGTACGAAACACAGAAGTAG
- a CDS encoding S8 family serine peptidase produces the protein MKIVLCWVGAIVSITAAVVALSELMLGDRLVHAKQKQTSGGMTALSGDIRRPAHYVPGEVLVKFRDEASLSGIKSLNADMRAKELRALSVNSAVVHRYKLESALSVEDAVLKYRSNPTVEYAEPNYLYSLQAIPTDAQFGTLWGLHNTGQAVNGTAGRADADIDAPEAWDISTGSSNVIIAVIDSGIAYDHPDLAPNIWTNPGEIDGNGVDDDGNGLVDDVRGWDFHMNDSDPMDPVDLNLGGNEGHGTHVAGTIAGAGNNGTGITGVMWTAKLMALKAGGVDRSLSTTAIISAIHYAIAKGARVINASFIGPECSLAFYDAVNAANAAGVLFVAAAGNGGDDGIGDDNDNTPNFPSNFSAPSVCAGHQKAALANVIAVAATDQHDQLATFSNFGSTTVQVAAPGVHINSTRPTSNMTTVLFHNYDSGPTGLGYVFGGTTGTWGFTNSTSFSQPNSLTDSPTGSYQNDTDSFAMGPVFSTTGQRGCRLDSRVRLQTELDTDGVLIEISRDSGTSWQIMNGLSGSSNAQFVPITWGDIADGMADSRFRFRFMSNESQVFDGAYLDNVRIACVSGPPSGITDYQFFQGTSMATPHVAGLAGLLLSVNPNLTVTQLRNSILNTVDRKAALSGKVSTGGRINARAALASVAANFTVTVAKAGAGTGTVTSTSSGINCGATCNGEFPQGGTVNLSATPDSGSIFGGWSGDCTGTGPCSLTQDATVTATFDIAPPPPAASAGGGGCTLAPGATGDLLLPAMFFMSLIVLLWRARRH, from the coding sequence ATGAAAATTGTGCTCTGTTGGGTCGGGGCCATTGTAAGTATCACTGCGGCCGTGGTCGCATTGTCAGAACTTATGCTCGGAGATCGCTTGGTTCATGCGAAACAAAAACAGACATCCGGTGGAATGACGGCGTTATCAGGAGACATACGTCGCCCTGCGCACTATGTCCCAGGGGAGGTGCTCGTCAAGTTCAGGGATGAGGCATCCTTATCGGGAATCAAGTCGTTGAATGCCGATATGCGCGCCAAAGAACTCAGAGCGCTCTCGGTGAATTCCGCGGTGGTGCACCGGTACAAACTGGAAAGCGCGTTGTCGGTGGAGGACGCGGTCTTGAAGTACCGAAGTAACCCCACCGTTGAATATGCCGAGCCAAACTATCTCTACTCGCTGCAAGCCATTCCCACTGATGCGCAGTTCGGCACATTATGGGGTCTCCATAACACAGGCCAAGCCGTGAACGGAACGGCGGGAAGGGCAGATGCCGATATTGACGCGCCTGAAGCCTGGGATATCAGTACGGGAAGTTCGAACGTGATTATCGCCGTCATTGACTCCGGCATTGCCTACGACCATCCGGATCTCGCCCCCAATATCTGGACGAATCCTGGAGAGATTGACGGAAATGGCGTGGATGACGATGGAAATGGATTGGTCGACGATGTGCGGGGGTGGGATTTTCACATGAACGACAGTGACCCGATGGACCCTGTCGATCTCAATCTCGGAGGGAACGAGGGACATGGCACCCACGTCGCAGGGACCATCGCGGGAGCCGGGAACAACGGAACCGGAATCACAGGGGTCATGTGGACCGCAAAGCTAATGGCGTTGAAAGCCGGAGGGGTGGACCGATCCTTATCCACCACCGCCATCATCAGCGCAATCCACTATGCTATTGCTAAAGGCGCGCGCGTGATTAACGCGAGCTTTATCGGACCTGAATGCAGCCTGGCCTTCTATGATGCGGTGAATGCCGCGAATGCGGCGGGGGTGCTTTTTGTTGCCGCGGCAGGCAACGGTGGAGATGATGGGATCGGCGACGACAACGATAACACGCCGAACTTTCCTTCCAATTTCAGCGCTCCCTCAGTGTGTGCCGGACACCAGAAGGCCGCGCTGGCCAACGTGATCGCGGTAGCGGCCACCGACCAACATGATCAATTGGCGACCTTCTCGAATTTTGGGTCCACGACCGTCCAGGTGGCTGCGCCGGGAGTCCACATCAACAGCACAAGGCCCACATCGAACATGACGACTGTCCTTTTTCATAACTATGACTCCGGTCCGACCGGACTCGGATACGTCTTCGGGGGAACCACCGGCACCTGGGGATTCACCAATTCCACGTCATTCAGTCAACCGAACAGTCTGACCGACAGCCCGACCGGAAGCTATCAGAACGACACCGATTCCTTCGCGATGGGGCCGGTGTTCAGTACCACGGGACAGAGAGGCTGCCGATTGGACAGCCGCGTTCGCCTGCAAACCGAGCTGGATACCGACGGAGTTCTTATAGAAATATCCAGAGACAGCGGGACCAGTTGGCAGATCATGAACGGACTCTCAGGAAGCAGCAATGCCCAATTCGTTCCCATCACCTGGGGAGACATCGCCGATGGCATGGCTGACTCACGCTTTCGCTTTCGATTCATGTCAAACGAAAGCCAGGTCTTCGATGGCGCGTATTTGGACAATGTCCGCATCGCCTGCGTGTCAGGCCCGCCGTCGGGAATCACGGACTATCAGTTTTTTCAGGGCACTTCGATGGCCACCCCTCATGTGGCAGGACTCGCTGGATTGCTGCTCTCGGTTAATCCGAACCTCACCGTAACCCAACTGAGGAACTCAATCCTGAACACGGTAGATCGGAAGGCGGCATTGAGTGGAAAAGTGTCGACCGGTGGCCGTATCAATGCCCGCGCCGCATTGGCCAGCGTGGCGGCGAATTTCACCGTCACCGTCGCCAAGGCCGGTGCCGGCACCGGCACGGTGACATCCACGTCCTCTGGGATCAATTGCGGAGCGACATGCAATGGAGAGTTCCCTCAAGGCGGCACTGTCAACCTTTCCGCAACACCCGATAGCGGGTCCATCTTCGGAGGATGGAGCGGAGATTGCACAGGAACCGGCCCCTGCTCGCTTACTCAAGACGCGACTGTCACTGCGACATTCGACATCGCGCCACCCCCGCCGGCAGCGAGCGCGGGCGGAGGAGGCTGTACGCTCGCCCCCGGCGCAACCGGAGATCTGTTATTACCCGCCATGTTTTTCATGTCTCTGATTGTCTTATTGTGGAGGGCAAGGCGCCATTGA
- a CDS encoding WD40 repeat domain-containing protein, with the protein MNRWKPYTRVLRILLAAVPFLATFSIQDAAGSISRTPTAFSDDGRLFLVQTDELVVWDLETKALVAKIPGLHCRQIALLKQDGWVLCVEHSVTIYDWKNRASVATIPQESQQPYGLLAYSSETDRMILRHGNEAVSVWQLGKKLVPLKHIALEVKKDVPSAVASPDTKWLAIAQGHTIHLHDLTGTTIRDLVIEGGKPRDLLFAPDSSRLAASVGKTILLIDPVEASIATRATLTNVEGAQGPLTPEVFSRDGRRLVAANGEWSYALFNADTGELVTLTEFTYAAPGSGMRSPTQLRAVDIAADADHLVGQPEHLHTLQIWDLQTGMMLPDLCGEDCRNRAPRVSVLKWSPTGSKIVVGMQGGANPDVDGKISVWDVPSRSPELVLDPGQPQAKVLAKRSTPPTFITTTPAVPAFVHAQALRAAGTSPSANLLVTSGDDGLLKIWDPSQGTLLRQLALSAPANALAFSADGVILAAGTLEGEVRLWETDTWREFSPYASKQGRINALQFLPGNRLLVVAGESPKVPVVDLVTRTVVKELAHTGRSPACNGTNCEKNLALRGEVVDSLSFLDGSSFLLTISQSGRVVWDITTWREVEKPAGIPAVWSGLGWKQSFVWTTTRAGDPKAWTLAVWDAKRNRVLASLDTFTKRDTEIDHGPPVALGTSIAVDPSHRWAATRVGEHISVWDLSTQAKRKTFHVKTPYQLHWTSDGKHLIVATLDRKILVWSAETMEPAHYLRDPSVAR; encoded by the coding sequence ATGAATCGTTGGAAGCCATATACGCGGGTCTTGAGGATCCTACTTGCGGCCGTCCCCTTCCTTGCCACTTTCTCGATTCAGGATGCGGCTGGTTCCATCTCCAGGACTCCTACGGCATTCTCCGATGATGGGCGGCTGTTTTTGGTTCAGACGGATGAGCTGGTCGTCTGGGATCTTGAGACGAAGGCGCTTGTGGCGAAGATTCCGGGACTTCACTGCCGGCAGATCGCGTTGCTGAAACAGGACGGGTGGGTGCTGTGCGTGGAGCACAGCGTCACCATCTACGATTGGAAGAATCGAGCTTCCGTGGCCACGATTCCGCAGGAATCGCAGCAGCCCTATGGCCTGCTGGCCTACTCAAGCGAAACCGATCGGATGATTCTCCGGCACGGGAACGAGGCTGTGTCCGTCTGGCAGCTCGGGAAAAAACTGGTACCGCTCAAACATATTGCGCTGGAGGTCAAGAAAGACGTCCCGTCGGCGGTCGCCTCGCCCGATACGAAGTGGTTGGCGATTGCGCAAGGCCACACCATTCATCTGCATGACCTCACCGGCACAACCATCCGCGACCTCGTCATTGAGGGAGGAAAGCCTCGTGATCTGCTCTTTGCGCCCGACAGTTCTCGTTTAGCGGCGAGTGTGGGCAAGACGATTCTGCTGATCGATCCAGTGGAGGCGTCCATAGCCACGCGCGCCACGTTGACGAATGTTGAAGGAGCGCAGGGTCCTCTCACGCCCGAGGTCTTCTCGCGGGACGGTCGTCGCTTGGTGGCAGCCAATGGAGAATGGAGCTATGCGCTGTTCAATGCTGATACGGGCGAGCTGGTCACTTTGACCGAGTTCACCTATGCGGCGCCGGGGAGTGGGATGCGCTCACCGACACAGCTTCGTGCCGTCGACATTGCCGCCGATGCAGATCACTTGGTCGGGCAACCGGAGCATCTTCACACGTTACAGATCTGGGATCTACAGACCGGCATGATGTTGCCGGACCTGTGCGGAGAGGATTGCCGCAACAGGGCCCCTCGTGTTTCGGTACTCAAATGGTCGCCGACCGGCTCGAAAATCGTAGTCGGGATGCAGGGCGGTGCCAATCCGGATGTCGATGGCAAGATATCGGTTTGGGATGTTCCCTCACGTTCCCCGGAATTGGTGCTGGACCCCGGCCAACCGCAGGCGAAGGTATTGGCGAAACGATCGACTCCACCGACATTTATTACGACGACACCAGCTGTGCCGGCCTTCGTTCATGCTCAGGCCTTGCGCGCAGCGGGGACCTCGCCCAGCGCAAACCTGCTTGTCACGAGCGGCGACGACGGACTGTTGAAAATATGGGATCCGAGTCAGGGGACCCTCTTGCGTCAACTGGCATTGTCTGCTCCGGCCAATGCATTGGCGTTCAGCGCCGATGGCGTGATCTTGGCGGCGGGTACGCTGGAAGGAGAGGTACGCTTGTGGGAAACCGACACCTGGCGTGAATTTTCGCCCTATGCAAGCAAGCAAGGCCGGATCAACGCGCTGCAATTCCTTCCAGGCAATCGATTGCTCGTGGTTGCAGGGGAGAGTCCCAAGGTTCCGGTCGTAGATCTCGTCACCCGAACGGTCGTGAAAGAGCTGGCGCATACCGGCCGCTCTCCGGCGTGCAATGGGACAAACTGTGAAAAAAACCTCGCTCTGCGTGGAGAAGTCGTCGACAGCCTGAGTTTTCTGGATGGAAGTTCGTTTCTCTTGACGATCTCGCAATCCGGTCGTGTCGTCTGGGACATTACGACCTGGCGCGAAGTTGAGAAGCCGGCCGGGATTCCGGCGGTCTGGTCCGGTCTGGGTTGGAAACAGTCCTTTGTCTGGACAACCACTCGTGCCGGTGATCCGAAAGCCTGGACCCTTGCTGTATGGGATGCCAAGCGCAATAGAGTCTTAGCGAGCTTGGATACCTTCACGAAGCGGGATACGGAAATCGATCATGGGCCGCCGGTCGCGTTAGGGACATCGATCGCCGTCGATCCCTCGCACCGATGGGCCGCCACCCGAGTCGGAGAACATATTTCAGTGTGGGATCTCTCAACGCAGGCAAAGCGAAAGACGTTTCATGTCAAAACTCCGTATCAACTGCATTGGACGAGCGACGGCAAACATTTGATCGTCGCCACGCTTGACCGAAAAATCCTCGTCTGGTCGGCCGAGACCATGGAGCCGGCGCACTATCTGCGGGATCCTTCCGTCGCTCGGTAG